In Caldisphaera lagunensis DSM 15908, a single genomic region encodes these proteins:
- a CDS encoding DUF790 family protein — MFSTDLLRVKYRKDKVYLNYLSEENYDLVEEIMSVIKENILVGEFNEEIKYLKKAYDPKLVEGIATLLLRKSVIESKSPIDPKIIRSRIFSYGPIIDEKEKMKVLDKIKQDLGVDPMKYIFSDLEEEMVIKSVPKIDLEDLIREYNFELLQTALMKTLKVNVYISNKWKELLFNAKKLGLMYNAYSDPFNVEIYGPASLLRLTERYGRSISMLLPIIISNKNWRIKGEFVGKYNRVYLLEANSNDALFPLNQQQNISFDSSIEKDFYSKMKVVASDWEIIREPEPLIASNSVFIPDFLLVKNNVKIYVEIVGFWTKEYLRRKSEKVKEIKLPLILIVDESLGYEDFKNENVIKFKKSINIASVYYLINKIYDNLIKTNSIKYDYNIELKEDIVTFDEISKKFNIPKEKIREEGFNIKGYTKLKKIFIKNDFLQNLKDKDFNNLKLSQLINQYGDWILDVLDFFGYQIKWINITDAIVKKV; from the coding sequence ATGTTTAGCACTGATTTATTAAGAGTTAAATATAGAAAAGATAAGGTATACCTTAATTATTTATCAGAAGAAAACTATGATCTAGTAGAAGAAATAATGTCAGTTATTAAAGAAAACATTTTAGTAGGTGAATTTAATGAAGAAATAAAGTACTTGAAAAAAGCTTATGATCCTAAATTGGTAGAAGGAATAGCAACTTTATTATTAAGGAAAAGTGTTATAGAAAGCAAATCTCCTATAGATCCTAAAATTATTAGATCCAGAATATTTTCATATGGACCTATAATTGATGAAAAAGAAAAAATGAAGGTATTAGATAAAATTAAACAAGATTTAGGAGTAGATCCTATGAAATATATTTTTTCTGATCTAGAAGAGGAAATGGTAATAAAAAGTGTGCCAAAAATTGATCTAGAAGATTTGATAAGGGAGTATAATTTTGAATTACTTCAGACAGCATTGATGAAAACATTAAAAGTTAATGTTTATATAAGCAACAAATGGAAAGAATTATTGTTTAATGCAAAGAAACTAGGTCTTATGTATAATGCTTATAGCGATCCATTTAATGTTGAAATTTATGGACCAGCATCCTTGCTTAGGCTTACAGAAAGATATGGCAGATCAATATCAATGTTATTGCCTATCATAATATCTAATAAAAATTGGAGGATTAAAGGCGAATTTGTTGGTAAATATAATAGGGTTTATTTGTTGGAGGCAAATAGTAATGATGCTCTCTTCCCATTAAATCAGCAGCAAAACATCTCATTTGATAGCAGTATAGAAAAAGATTTCTATTCTAAAATGAAAGTAGTTGCTAGCGATTGGGAAATAATAAGAGAACCAGAACCTTTAATAGCTAGTAATTCTGTTTTTATACCAGATTTTCTGTTAGTTAAAAATAATGTTAAAATATACGTTGAAATAGTTGGCTTTTGGACGAAGGAATATTTGAGAAGAAAATCAGAAAAAGTAAAAGAAATCAAATTGCCATTGATCTTAATAGTTGATGAATCTTTGGGTTATGAGGATTTCAAAAATGAAAATGTAATAAAATTCAAAAAGTCAATAAATATAGCGAGCGTTTATTATTTAATAAATAAAATATATGATAATTTAATAAAAACAAATTCTATAAAATATGATTATAATATAGAATTAAAAGAAGATATAGTAACGTTTGATGAAATATCCAAAAAATTTAATATTCCAAAGGAAAAAATAAGGGAAGAAGGTTTTAACATTAAAGGATATACAAAATTAAAGAAGATATTTATTAAAAATGATTTTTTGCAAAACTTAAAGGATAAAGACTTTAATAATCTTAAATTATCTCAATTGATAAATCAATATGGGGATTGGATTTTAGATGTATTAGATTTTTTTGGATATCAAATTAAATGGATAAATATTACAGATGCTATAGTTAAAAAGGTTTAA
- a CDS encoding DEAD/DEAH box helicase: MVTLNYYKGLIVSDTYNPQMRYDERIKKYVALAYKYKEINDYYKDSGINIKDHVLQPLPFPIINDKIKLRTYQEKALESWLKTKRGIIVLPTGSGKTHVALKAISHLKQSTLIMVPTIDLLDQWYKSIVKELGTTPGRIGGGYDDINGITISTYDSAYSRIDSLGNKFSFLIFDEVHHLPSEGYMEIAQLTPAPYRLGLTATPEREDGRHVMLLDLVGPIVYRINTETLSGKYLSEYDIERIYVNLKPDEELKYKEMRSKMKDILNRLNIELRDLNDFKRFLYYASRNKQAREALHLWYESNNIAINSNSKIEKLKELLKEYKEDKIIIFTRDTNMAYRISKEFLIPVVTYKTPKDERKEILDNFRNNKYKVIVASNIFDEGVDIPDANLAIIVGGYGTRRQFIQRLGRILRMKEGKRAKLVEIVTKGTSDYSLSLRRRKDV, translated from the coding sequence ATGGTAACGTTAAATTACTATAAAGGACTAATAGTTTCAGATACATATAATCCACAAATGAGATATGATGAAAGAATTAAGAAGTATGTAGCATTAGCTTATAAATATAAAGAAATTAATGATTATTATAAAGACTCTGGAATAAATATAAAAGACCATGTACTTCAACCTTTACCCTTTCCCATAATTAATGATAAAATAAAACTTAGAACATATCAAGAAAAAGCATTAGAATCTTGGCTAAAGACAAAAAGGGGTATAATAGTCCTACCAACAGGATCTGGTAAAACGCATGTTGCATTAAAGGCAATATCTCATTTAAAACAATCTACATTAATAATGGTACCTACAATTGATCTACTAGATCAATGGTACAAATCTATTGTAAAGGAATTAGGTACAACACCTGGTAGAATTGGTGGGGGTTATGATGATATAAATGGAATCACGATATCTACCTATGATAGCGCATATTCCAGGATTGATTCCTTGGGCAATAAGTTTTCATTTTTAATTTTTGATGAAGTACATCATTTACCTTCTGAAGGATATATGGAAATAGCTCAGCTTACACCAGCACCATATAGACTCGGATTAACAGCAACGCCTGAGAGAGAAGATGGTAGGCACGTTATGTTATTGGATTTAGTTGGGCCAATTGTCTATAGGATTAATACAGAAACCTTATCAGGTAAATACCTTTCTGAATATGATATTGAAAGAATTTATGTTAACCTAAAACCTGATGAGGAATTAAAATACAAAGAAATGAGATCTAAAATGAAGGATATACTTAATAGATTAAATATAGAATTAAGAGATCTTAATGATTTCAAAAGATTTTTATATTATGCATCAAGAAATAAACAGGCGAGAGAAGCACTTCATTTATGGTATGAATCTAATAACATAGCTATAAACTCAAATTCTAAAATTGAGAAACTAAAAGAATTACTTAAAGAATACAAAGAAGATAAAATAATTATCTTTACAAGGGATACTAATATGGCTTATAGGATTTCTAAGGAATTTTTAATTCCAGTTGTAACTTATAAAACGCCTAAAGATGAGAGAAAGGAAATACTTGATAACTTTAGGAATAATAAATACAAAGTAATAGTAGCATCAAATATATTTGATGAAGGTGTAGATATACCAGATGCAAATTTAGCAATAATAGTTGGGGGATATGGAACAAGAAGACAGTTTATACAAAGATTAGGAAGAATTCTTAGAATGAAAGAAGGTAAAAGGGCAAAATTGGTTGAAATTGTGACAAAAGGTACATCAGACTATAGCCTTAGCTTGAGGAGAAGGAAAGATGTTTAG
- the fni gene encoding type 2 isopentenyl-diphosphate Delta-isomerase: MSTTERKLEHIDIVVNENVQSRESTLLEYVRLIHNPLPEHDLNHIDLSKDFCGYTLSAPLVITGITGGHPDAEKINDAISKIVNKFNIAMGVGSQRAAIENSNLTHSFSIVRENAPNAFLIANIGVAQLNKGYGIKEFVKAIEMIKANAIAIHINPGQEAYQDEGDTDFSNLISKIEEINDQLNVPIIIKEVGNGLNKGIVRELRSIGIKCFDTAGLGGTNWIKTESIRSRKKHGFALKEPGKLADFWGNPTALSIIETRISAIDSYIIGSGGIRDGLDAAKAISLGADVAGMAFPILKILKIEGEKGIENYIKNVIYQIKTSIFLSGGENVYSLWKTPLTIWGRLKDELLMRGIEPNEYLNKRLYTKLWRMKDYVL, translated from the coding sequence TTGAGCACAACAGAAAGGAAATTGGAGCATATTGATATAGTAGTTAATGAAAATGTACAATCTAGAGAATCTACATTATTAGAATATGTCAGACTTATCCATAACCCACTACCAGAACATGATTTAAATCATATAGATCTTAGCAAGGATTTTTGCGGATATACATTAAGTGCACCATTAGTTATTACTGGAATAACTGGGGGTCATCCGGATGCAGAAAAAATAAATGATGCAATATCAAAAATTGTAAATAAATTTAATATCGCAATGGGTGTAGGAAGTCAAAGAGCAGCTATTGAAAATTCTAATTTAACTCATTCCTTTAGCATAGTCAGAGAAAATGCCCCAAATGCATTCCTTATTGCAAATATTGGTGTTGCACAACTTAACAAGGGGTATGGAATAAAAGAATTTGTAAAAGCAATAGAAATGATTAAAGCAAATGCTATTGCAATTCATATAAATCCTGGACAAGAAGCATATCAAGATGAGGGCGATACAGATTTTTCTAATCTTATATCGAAAATAGAGGAAATAAACGATCAACTAAATGTGCCAATAATAATAAAAGAAGTTGGAAATGGATTAAATAAAGGAATAGTTAGAGAATTAAGATCCATAGGAATTAAATGTTTTGATACAGCAGGCCTTGGAGGAACTAATTGGATAAAAACTGAAAGCATTAGATCTAGAAAGAAACATGGGTTTGCTTTAAAAGAGCCTGGAAAATTAGCTGATTTCTGGGGAAATCCAACAGCCTTATCAATAATTGAGACAAGAATAAGCGCAATTGATTCCTATATAATAGGAAGTGGAGGTATTAGGGATGGATTAGATGCTGCAAAAGCAATTTCATTGGGAGCAGATGTAGCTGGAATGGCATTTCCCATATTAAAAATATTAAAAATTGAAGGAGAAAAAGGGATTGAAAATTACATTAAAAATGTAATATATCAAATTAAAACTTCTATATTTTTATCTGGAGGAGAAAATGTTTATTCTTTATGGAAGACCCCATTAACAATTTGGGGAAGGTTAAAAGACGAGCTATTAATGAGAGGGATAGAACCAAATGAATATTTGAATAAGAGACTATACACAAAGTTATGGAGGATGAAAGACTATGTCTTATGA